A portion of the Burkholderia sp. GAS332 genome contains these proteins:
- a CDS encoding transcriptional regulator, LysR family encodes MPRRLPPLNAVRTFEAAARLESFSAAADELCVTHGAVSRQVGQLEAWLGHNLFERRGRRVVLTAPGRAYLSEISAALDRIALATDEQLRVTRQQIIRVNAPTTFALRWLLPQLSNFQLTNPAVEIRLTTSDEPIERLRDECDVAIRGSEQKPAGYVVNEFLSEVRLPVCSPKVLEAHPIHHVSDLAHHTLLHTATYPGLWAEWLAACGNPRLAARNSQQLDHFYLTLQAAIDGLGIAMGPTALVALDVEEGRLVFPFDGPALPAWRYCSYVHHARLEDPAINTFLTWLRELGHRFSRHA; translated from the coding sequence ATGCCACGTCGTCTGCCACCGTTGAACGCAGTGCGCACATTCGAAGCCGCCGCCAGGCTCGAGAGCTTTTCAGCCGCAGCCGACGAGCTGTGCGTCACGCACGGGGCCGTTAGCCGGCAAGTGGGACAACTGGAGGCGTGGCTCGGACACAACCTGTTTGAACGCCGCGGCCGAAGGGTCGTACTGACCGCGCCGGGGCGCGCTTACTTGTCGGAGATATCGGCGGCGCTCGACCGCATCGCGCTGGCCACCGATGAACAGCTCCGGGTCACGCGACAGCAGATCATCAGGGTCAATGCGCCGACTACTTTCGCGTTGCGATGGCTATTACCGCAGCTTTCCAACTTCCAACTGACCAATCCGGCGGTGGAAATCCGACTGACGACTTCGGATGAACCGATCGAAAGGCTACGCGACGAATGCGATGTGGCGATTCGCGGTAGCGAGCAGAAACCGGCGGGGTATGTCGTCAACGAATTTTTGTCGGAAGTCCGACTACCGGTGTGCTCGCCCAAGGTGTTGGAAGCTCATCCGATACACCATGTCTCAGACTTGGCGCATCACACCCTGCTGCACACGGCGACCTATCCCGGCCTTTGGGCCGAATGGCTTGCGGCGTGTGGTAACCCTCGGCTTGCCGCACGCAATTCTCAGCAACTCGATCACTTTTATTTGACCCTGCAGGCCGCCATTGATGGCTTGGGTATTGCAATGGGCCCGACCGCGCTTGTCGCGCTCGATGTCGAGGAGGGCCGTCTCGTGTTTCCGTTCGACGGCCCGGCCTTGCCGGCATGGCGCTACTGCAGCTACGTCCACCATGCACGCCTTGAGGATCCCGCCATCAATACCTTTCTGACGTGGTTGCGCGAACTGGGGCATCGTTTCTCACGCCATGCATAG
- a CDS encoding transcriptional regulator, TetR family, whose protein sequence is MATRFSAPPQSARRAPRQQRSRATVDAIVEAAAHVLAARGWTKFTTNEVARVAGASIGSLYQYFPDKLALAEAIRERHLDAVLAVLPDPDERGNAIRLETQVAQVIDGIITIHSTNQRLHRVLLDEVPLAARSSLDAFEAEYLRRYEALILQDTERPGAPCDAIAAQVLASAVEGVVHAAALRGELDVPEVRRELNGFVCTYLRERLVHFPDNT, encoded by the coding sequence ATGGCTACTCGCTTTTCCGCACCCCCTCAATCGGCCCGCAGAGCACCCAGACAGCAGCGCTCGCGAGCCACCGTCGACGCAATCGTCGAGGCGGCCGCTCACGTTCTCGCCGCGCGTGGCTGGACGAAGTTCACGACAAACGAAGTCGCCCGCGTCGCCGGTGCGAGCATCGGATCGTTGTATCAATACTTTCCCGACAAGCTGGCGCTGGCCGAAGCGATCCGCGAGCGCCATCTCGATGCGGTACTCGCGGTGTTGCCCGATCCCGATGAGCGTGGCAACGCAATCCGGCTCGAGACGCAGGTCGCCCAGGTGATCGACGGCATCATCACGATTCATTCGACCAATCAGAGACTGCATCGGGTGCTACTGGACGAAGTACCGCTCGCGGCGCGGTCGAGTCTTGATGCGTTCGAGGCGGAGTATCTGCGTCGTTATGAGGCATTGATCCTGCAAGATACGGAGAGACCCGGCGCCCCGTGCGACGCAATCGCAGCCCAGGTACTCGCTTCGGCCGTCGAAGGGGTCGTCCATGCGGCCGCGTTACGGGGCGAACTCGACGTACCTGAGGTGCGGCGGGAGCTCAATGGATTTGTTTGCACCTACCTGCGTGAGCGTCTTGTCCATTTCCCGGACAACACCTGA
- a CDS encoding UDP-N-acetylglucosamine 1-carboxyvinyltransferase, with protein sequence MSNLIVHGGLPLRGEIVPSANKNAVLPILCATLLTDQPLRLIGVPEITDVKKILEIFRTLGSDVSMDFATGILDLHHHATAFDPVTHRLPEEMRSSIMLVPPLLARFGIARLENDVKGCTLGVREIDPHVEVFERFGACVERTADSLIVRATTQMVANHHWLDYASVTTTENFALCAASASGTSTLVNAASEPHVQEFCRFLAMLGVPIDGIGTSRLSVEGGHKLGGGEFRFSEDFHEIATFLALGAITGGDIVVRNTAPEQFPLIDRTFAKFGVQVVHRDGWSHAVREGPLRVRRPFTQNILSKVEAAPWPYLPVDLLPIFIALGVKAEGSAMFWNKVYDGAMGWSVELSKFGAHVFLSDPHRLITFGGLPLSPAKVESPYIIRVAIALLMVAASIEGRSEIMNALPIRRAHPNFVENLRSVGANVEWTSSE encoded by the coding sequence ATGTCGAATCTGATCGTACATGGCGGTCTCCCGTTACGCGGCGAGATCGTGCCATCCGCCAATAAGAATGCTGTCCTGCCCATCCTGTGTGCCACGCTGCTGACCGATCAGCCACTCCGTCTTATCGGCGTACCTGAAATCACCGACGTCAAGAAGATCCTTGAGATTTTTCGCACGCTGGGTAGCGATGTGTCGATGGACTTTGCCACCGGCATCCTCGATCTGCATCACCACGCGACGGCATTCGATCCCGTCACGCACAGGTTGCCTGAGGAGATGCGTTCTTCGATCATGCTGGTCCCACCGTTGCTGGCGCGTTTCGGCATCGCTCGTCTGGAGAACGATGTAAAGGGCTGCACGCTAGGCGTACGCGAGATCGATCCGCACGTTGAGGTGTTCGAGCGCTTCGGCGCCTGCGTCGAGCGCACTGCGGACTCGCTCATCGTGCGCGCAACCACCCAAATGGTGGCCAATCATCATTGGCTGGACTACGCATCGGTTACCACCACCGAGAACTTCGCGCTCTGCGCGGCGTCGGCCAGCGGTACGTCGACGCTCGTCAATGCAGCATCGGAACCGCATGTGCAGGAGTTTTGCCGTTTCCTGGCCATGCTGGGTGTCCCCATCGACGGCATTGGCACATCGCGCCTGAGCGTAGAAGGCGGCCACAAACTCGGTGGCGGCGAGTTTCGGTTCAGCGAGGATTTCCACGAAATCGCGACTTTTCTCGCGCTGGGCGCAATCACTGGCGGCGACATCGTGGTCAGAAACACCGCGCCCGAGCAGTTCCCGCTGATCGACCGAACCTTCGCGAAGTTCGGCGTGCAGGTGGTGCATCGCGATGGCTGGTCGCATGCCGTTCGGGAAGGCCCATTGCGCGTGCGCCGGCCTTTCACCCAGAATATTCTCAGCAAGGTGGAAGCGGCGCCCTGGCCGTATCTGCCCGTCGATCTGCTCCCCATCTTCATTGCGCTTGGCGTGAAGGCTGAAGGCAGCGCGATGTTCTGGAACAAGGTCTATGACGGCGCGATGGGCTGGTCCGTTGAACTCTCCAAGTTCGGTGCGCACGTGTTCTTGTCGGACCCTCATCGTCTGATCACGTTCGGCGGGCTTCCGTTGAGTCCCGCGAAAGTCGAGAGTCCGTACATCATTCGCGTGGCAATCGCGCTTCTCATGGTTGCCGCGAGTATCGAGGGGCGTTCGGAAATCATGAACGCGCTGCCAATCCGCCGTGCACACCCCAACTTTGTGGAAAATTTGCGTTCGGTGGGCGCGAACGTGGAATGGACCAGCAGCGAATGA
- a CDS encoding Methyl-accepting chemotaxis protein (MCP) signalling domain-containing protein, with amino-acid sequence MSNPLEIVELTHHVKKLATGKISDINDINRETTFLALNALIEAARAGHAGRGFAVVANQVKHVSARIGEITTVLNRELAGSLTKLTDLGDSMIERLRSHEGQRCADLALNMIDVIDRNLYERSCDVRWWATDSAVVDCLAHKSAETRAYASRRLSVILDSYTVYRDLWIIDAAGNVVANGRPDSYAVHDRNVAEAGWFRDAMKTPSGADFVAGDIEALPLLKHAHVATYATAIRENGAVDGKPLGALVIFFDWAPQASAVVKGVRLTDDEWRRTRCMIVNASHRVIASSDDKGVLDEQFRLNTDGRPAGFYQLTDGRTVSFAATPGYESYRGLGWYGVIVQSPPA; translated from the coding sequence ATGTCGAATCCGCTCGAAATCGTCGAATTGACGCATCACGTCAAGAAACTCGCCACCGGCAAAATCTCCGATATCAACGACATCAATCGCGAGACCACCTTCCTCGCACTCAACGCCTTGATCGAAGCGGCGCGCGCCGGCCATGCGGGTCGCGGCTTCGCGGTCGTGGCGAATCAGGTCAAGCATGTGTCCGCGCGGATCGGCGAAATCACCACCGTACTCAATCGCGAACTCGCGGGTTCGCTGACCAAGCTGACCGATCTCGGCGACAGCATGATCGAACGGCTGCGCTCGCACGAGGGCCAGCGTTGCGCCGATCTCGCGCTGAACATGATCGACGTGATCGACCGCAATCTGTACGAGCGCTCATGCGACGTGCGCTGGTGGGCGACCGATTCCGCCGTGGTCGACTGTCTCGCCCATAAGAGCGCTGAAACGCGGGCGTATGCGTCGCGCCGTCTGTCGGTGATTCTCGACAGCTATACCGTGTACCGCGATTTATGGATCATCGACGCGGCCGGCAATGTGGTCGCGAATGGCCGGCCCGATAGCTACGCGGTGCATGACCGCAATGTCGCCGAAGCCGGCTGGTTTCGCGATGCGATGAAAACGCCTTCGGGCGCGGACTTTGTTGCGGGCGATATTGAAGCGCTGCCGCTTCTGAAGCACGCGCACGTCGCGACCTATGCGACCGCGATCCGCGAGAACGGCGCGGTCGACGGCAAACCGCTCGGTGCGCTGGTGATCTTTTTCGATTGGGCGCCGCAAGCGTCGGCGGTCGTCAAAGGCGTGCGGCTCACGGACGACGAATGGCGCCGCACGCGCTGCATGATCGTCAACGCGTCGCATCGCGTGATTGCGAGTTCGGACGACAAAGGCGTGCTCGACGAGCAGTTCCGCCTGAATACCGACGGCCGCCCAGCAGGTTTTTATCAACTGACGGATGGCCGCACCGTATCGTTCGCCGCCACCCCAGGCTACGAGAGCTATCGCGGCTTGGGGTGGTACGGCGTGATCGTGCAGTCGCCTCCGGCTTAA
- a CDS encoding short-chain fatty acids transporter, whose translation MNKRDINSAGTDRSARRGNVVAGLVYVFEQVMPDPFVLAIGLTLVVALLAVAFAPHASLAVILTSWYGGTFNILGFALQMILILATGYAIADAPLVQRGLRAMAAGVRTPTRAALLVFPIVAMAAWLNWGLGLVVGALLSREIAKRVKVDFAWLVAGSYSAWSVCNSGLSSSIALSQASHGNALNLVEKATGQVIPLSETVFAPFVFIPTVLVVVVMTAIFIWMHPRQEDVVAFNETQAEPAAAAEADPHARDAKASSFAARAERSMLGTLFLLVLGVGYLAMTWTSKGFELDINTTILIFLLVGLALQRTPIAYADAIRRAARQTGSMLLQYPMYGGIMGIMTGTGLASTIAKTFVAIATPVTLPVLSYLSSLIITLLIPSAGGHWAVQGPFVLPAALSLHASVPRTAMGVAMAENVSNMLQPFWAVPVVAIAGIRIQRVMGYTAITFVVSLVIYAVALWLIP comes from the coding sequence ATGAACAAGAGAGACATCAACTCAGCCGGCACAGATCGCAGCGCACGCCGTGGAAACGTCGTGGCGGGCCTCGTTTATGTGTTTGAGCAGGTCATGCCGGACCCGTTCGTCCTTGCAATTGGCTTGACCCTGGTGGTGGCTCTGCTGGCAGTGGCCTTCGCGCCGCATGCTTCGCTGGCGGTCATCCTGACCTCCTGGTACGGTGGTACGTTCAACATTCTCGGCTTTGCGCTGCAGATGATCCTGATTCTCGCGACGGGCTACGCGATCGCCGACGCACCCCTCGTCCAGCGCGGCTTGCGGGCGATGGCTGCCGGCGTGCGCACGCCGACCCGTGCCGCGCTGCTGGTTTTCCCGATCGTCGCGATGGCCGCGTGGCTCAACTGGGGACTTGGCCTGGTGGTCGGCGCACTCCTGTCGCGCGAAATCGCCAAGCGCGTGAAGGTGGATTTCGCATGGCTCGTCGCCGGTAGCTACTCGGCGTGGTCGGTCTGCAATAGCGGTTTGTCCAGCTCGATCGCCTTGTCACAGGCGTCGCATGGCAACGCATTGAACCTTGTTGAGAAAGCCACCGGGCAGGTCATTCCGTTGAGTGAGACCGTGTTCGCACCTTTCGTCTTTATCCCGACGGTCCTGGTGGTTGTCGTCATGACGGCGATCTTTATCTGGATGCACCCGAGGCAGGAAGATGTGGTCGCTTTCAATGAAACGCAGGCGGAGCCTGCAGCGGCTGCAGAGGCCGATCCGCATGCCCGCGACGCGAAAGCATCGTCCTTCGCTGCCCGTGCGGAACGGTCGATGCTCGGCACGTTGTTCCTGCTGGTGCTGGGCGTCGGCTATCTCGCGATGACGTGGACCAGCAAGGGTTTCGAGTTGGACATCAACACCACGATCCTGATCTTCCTGCTGGTAGGGCTCGCGCTGCAGCGCACACCGATCGCTTATGCCGATGCGATTCGCCGCGCCGCGCGGCAGACCGGATCGATGCTGCTTCAATATCCGATGTACGGCGGCATCATGGGCATCATGACCGGGACTGGGTTGGCGTCGACGATCGCCAAGACGTTCGTGGCCATTGCGACGCCGGTCACGCTGCCCGTCTTGAGTTACTTGAGCTCGCTGATCATCACACTGCTCATTCCCAGCGCAGGCGGACACTGGGCTGTTCAGGGGCCTTTCGTCCTTCCCGCCGCCTTAAGCCTGCATGCTTCGGTGCCGCGCACGGCCATGGGGGTCGCCATGGCCGAAAACGTCTCGAACATGCTGCAGCCTTTCTGGGCTGTACCCGTGGTGGCGATCGCCGGCATTCGCATCCAGCGTGTCATGGGCTACACGGCGATCACGTTCGTCGTATCGCTCGTCATCTATGCGGTGGCGCTTTGGCTGATTCCATGA
- a CDS encoding transcriptional regulator, LysR family, which translates to MDRLTGMGVFVAAVDEGSFAAAARRFGLSAAMAGKYVSAIEAELNARLLQRTTRRLSLTDVGQVYYERCKRILEAYGEANREASDAHGTARGVLRIAAPVTFGAMHLGEVLAKYLEEHPHVNIEVSLSDRYVDLLEAGVDLAVRIGRLPDSGLVARRLAPCRMVICASPDYLKRHGTPRGPDDLRQAPRLTFSEAVSVGDWTLVDAKLRAHVISGPCRMAANNTQMLLAAALAGAGIVYGPTFVFGEQIARGKLVALLPEYHTSELTIQAVYPSARHMPLKVRHLLDYLVAAFGDEPPWDHVTPPRTVRVRRSHGGPKRAGS; encoded by the coding sequence ATGGACCGCTTAACCGGCATGGGAGTATTCGTCGCTGCAGTCGATGAAGGCAGTTTCGCCGCCGCGGCGCGGCGCTTCGGATTATCCGCTGCGATGGCCGGCAAGTACGTCAGCGCGATCGAAGCCGAGCTGAACGCGAGGCTGCTCCAGCGCACCACGCGCCGTCTCAGCCTGACTGATGTGGGTCAGGTCTATTACGAGCGATGCAAACGGATTCTCGAAGCCTACGGCGAGGCAAATCGCGAGGCGAGCGATGCTCACGGAACCGCCCGTGGCGTGTTGCGAATTGCCGCACCCGTCACCTTCGGGGCGATGCATCTCGGTGAAGTCCTCGCGAAATATCTGGAAGAACACCCCCACGTCAATATTGAAGTGTCGCTGAGCGACCGCTATGTCGACCTACTCGAAGCCGGTGTAGACCTTGCGGTACGAATCGGGCGATTACCCGATTCAGGCTTGGTCGCACGCCGGCTCGCACCGTGTCGAATGGTCATCTGTGCGTCCCCGGACTACCTCAAGCGTCACGGAACGCCGCGCGGCCCGGACGACCTGCGGCAGGCACCGCGGCTCACGTTTAGCGAAGCCGTCTCCGTTGGAGACTGGACGCTGGTCGACGCGAAACTTCGTGCGCACGTGATCAGTGGTCCATGCCGGATGGCAGCCAACAATACCCAGATGCTGCTTGCAGCGGCGCTCGCCGGAGCCGGCATCGTGTATGGGCCGACGTTCGTGTTCGGCGAGCAGATCGCGCGTGGAAAACTCGTCGCGCTGCTGCCGGAGTACCACACGTCGGAACTGACGATCCAGGCGGTCTATCCGAGCGCGCGTCATATGCCTCTCAAAGTGCGCCACTTGCTCGATTATCTGGTCGCTGCATTTGGCGACGAGCCACCGTGGGATCACGTCACGCCACCACGCACTGTGCGCGTGCGTCGATCCCACGGCGGCCCTAAACGTGCGGGCTCATAG
- a CDS encoding Adenylosuccinate synthetase: MSNVVVVGAQWGDEGKGRIVDWLAEKADIVARYNGGHNAGHTLVVNGQTYKLALLPSGIVRGKLGLIGNGVALDPEALLVEIDRMAALGIRVTPEVLQIAETATLVLPVHRAIDAAQERLRAKPIGTTLRGIGPAYEDKVGRRGLRVCDLAEPELLAQKLDGLLEHHNAWFRGLGLEPFQRDQVLSGLLATAPRILPFMGRVWEQLDKAHSSGKRTVFEGSQAVMLDVDWGSYPYVTSSSTIAAGAASGTGIAPSHLGQVLGVSKVYATRVGEGPFTSEVEGTLGDVLRQRGGEYGVNTGRPRRCGWLDTVQLRQSSKVAGINLLALTKLDVLDGFDSVYVCVGYELDGKRIDYMPSTNAEQQRLRPVLKRFDGWDGSTRGIRSYGDLPRQAAALIEAIQQEVGIPVSMVTTGPERDDAIVLRSPFAEADGMAI, from the coding sequence ATGTCGAATGTTGTTGTGGTTGGTGCGCAGTGGGGCGATGAGGGAAAAGGCCGGATTGTGGATTGGCTTGCCGAGAAGGCGGACATCGTTGCCCGCTACAACGGTGGCCACAACGCCGGTCACACGCTGGTGGTGAATGGTCAGACCTACAAACTGGCGCTGCTGCCCAGCGGTATCGTGCGCGGCAAGCTGGGTCTGATCGGCAACGGCGTTGCGCTTGACCCCGAGGCGCTGCTTGTGGAGATTGACCGTATGGCCGCGCTGGGCATCCGCGTCACGCCCGAGGTGCTGCAGATCGCCGAGACGGCTACGCTTGTCCTGCCGGTCCATCGCGCGATCGACGCCGCCCAGGAACGCTTGCGCGCCAAGCCGATCGGCACCACGTTACGCGGTATCGGCCCGGCATACGAAGACAAGGTTGGGCGTCGAGGCTTGCGCGTCTGCGACCTGGCTGAACCGGAACTGCTCGCTCAAAAGCTCGATGGTCTGCTTGAGCACCATAACGCGTGGTTCCGAGGCCTCGGTCTGGAACCTTTCCAGCGAGACCAGGTGTTGAGTGGCCTGCTTGCCACGGCGCCAAGAATCCTACCGTTCATGGGGCGCGTCTGGGAACAGCTCGACAAGGCCCATTCATCGGGCAAGCGCACGGTTTTCGAAGGCTCGCAAGCCGTGATGCTTGACGTGGACTGGGGTAGCTATCCCTATGTGACGTCGTCGAGCACCATCGCCGCTGGCGCGGCCAGTGGCACCGGCATCGCCCCCTCGCACCTGGGGCAGGTGCTTGGCGTCAGCAAGGTCTATGCAACGCGTGTTGGCGAAGGCCCTTTCACGTCCGAAGTGGAGGGAACACTCGGTGACGTGCTCAGGCAGCGCGGCGGCGAGTATGGCGTCAATACCGGCCGCCCGCGTCGTTGCGGTTGGCTGGACACTGTGCAACTGCGCCAGAGCAGCAAGGTAGCCGGCATCAACCTGCTAGCGCTGACCAAACTGGATGTGCTCGATGGTTTCGATTCAGTCTACGTGTGCGTAGGCTACGAGCTTGATGGGAAGCGCATCGACTACATGCCGTCCACCAACGCCGAGCAGCAACGGCTGCGGCCGGTTCTCAAGCGCTTTGATGGTTGGGACGGTTCGACCCGGGGTATTCGGTCTTATGGCGACCTGCCCCGCCAGGCCGCGGCGCTGATTGAAGCGATTCAGCAGGAAGTCGGCATTCCGGTGTCAATGGTGACCACGGGCCCTGAACGTGATGACGCGATTGTCTTGCGATCTCCATTCGCGGAAGCGGACGGCATGGCAATCTAA
- a CDS encoding Pimeloyl-ACP methyl ester carboxylesterase, with protein sequence MDIRTRGARINVREQGDGKLALVFLHYWGGSSRTWDGVVDELASQYRTIATDHRGWGDSEAPTHGYTMADLANDAQDVIAALNLRRYVLVGHSMGGKVAQLLASRRPDGLEGVVLVAPSPPSPMVLPDEQRAAMAAAYDSRESISWVLDNVLTANRLAPAYREQVIVDSLRGAPQAKAAWTNAGMLEDITGDVVSINVPVMVIAGELDQVDRVETLQKELLHRIAGARLHVLPGTGHLSPLEAPFALATVIRQFVGELESRTTTSTPNTPEQVPAAFDVAFNAGDIDNLLGLFTDNATMRMADDENVASGLEALRRQFTELLKAGPHIRNHVRLSLVSGDIALVLVDWTVAVTLPDGQRANQSGTATQVMMRGDDGGWKLRISNPLGTSLAAEYTAA encoded by the coding sequence ATGGATATCCGTACGAGAGGCGCGAGGATTAACGTCAGGGAGCAGGGGGACGGCAAACTGGCTCTCGTGTTTCTTCACTACTGGGGCGGATCGTCCCGTACATGGGACGGTGTTGTCGACGAGCTAGCGAGCCAATACCGGACCATTGCCACCGACCACCGTGGATGGGGTGATTCGGAAGCGCCCACGCACGGCTACACGATGGCTGATCTGGCGAACGATGCACAGGATGTCATCGCGGCACTAAATCTGCGGCGCTACGTTCTGGTCGGTCACTCAATGGGCGGGAAAGTCGCGCAATTGCTTGCGTCGCGACGACCTGATGGACTGGAGGGCGTCGTGCTGGTCGCGCCGTCACCGCCTTCGCCGATGGTCCTTCCGGACGAGCAGCGCGCAGCGATGGCCGCGGCCTACGATTCGCGTGAATCGATCAGCTGGGTGCTCGACAACGTGCTCACCGCGAACCGGCTCGCGCCCGCCTATCGCGAGCAGGTCATCGTCGACAGTCTGCGCGGCGCGCCGCAAGCCAAGGCCGCGTGGACTAATGCCGGCATGCTTGAAGACATCACGGGCGACGTCGTCTCCATCAATGTACCCGTCATGGTGATCGCAGGCGAACTGGACCAGGTCGATCGTGTAGAAACCTTGCAGAAGGAACTGCTGCACCGGATCGCAGGTGCGCGCCTGCATGTATTGCCGGGCACCGGACACCTTTCTCCACTTGAGGCTCCCTTCGCCCTCGCGACGGTTATCCGCCAGTTCGTTGGCGAACTGGAATCACGCACTACTACCAGTACGCCCAACACACCGGAGCAGGTTCCGGCCGCCTTCGATGTCGCATTCAACGCGGGCGATATCGACAACCTGCTCGGCTTGTTCACCGATAACGCAACGATGCGGATGGCGGACGATGAGAACGTGGCAAGCGGTCTTGAGGCGCTGCGTCGTCAGTTCACGGAACTCTTGAAGGCAGGGCCACACATCCGCAACCATGTGCGGCTTTCGCTCGTCAGTGGCGACATCGCGCTGGTACTGGTCGACTGGACGGTGGCCGTAACGCTGCCGGACGGCCAACGCGCCAATCAATCCGGCACCGCTACGCAAGTCATGATGCGTGGCGACGATGGGGGATGGAAGCTACGGATCTCCAACCCACTCGGAACCAGCCTGGCTGCCGAGTATACCGCCGCGTAG
- a CDS encoding SnoaL-like polyketide cyclase yields MSKEDDNKAIVGRWFTDFWGKTCNLDIVDELAAPDMLLRYSLHEPRRGREDIKAFMTGFREAFPDLNFWGAADLIAEGDYVVGRWEGGGTHTGPAFNDFLIGSLPAATGRTMRFTGTTVLRLKDGKIVEEIGLDDGVTALQQLGLLKAA; encoded by the coding sequence ATGTCCAAAGAAGATGACAACAAGGCAATCGTAGGCCGCTGGTTCACCGATTTCTGGGGCAAAACATGCAACCTCGACATCGTCGACGAGCTTGCTGCTCCCGACATGCTTCTGCGCTATTCGTTGCACGAACCGCGTCGAGGCCGCGAGGACATCAAGGCATTCATGACCGGTTTCCGCGAAGCATTCCCGGACCTCAACTTCTGGGGCGCCGCTGATCTAATCGCAGAAGGGGACTATGTAGTCGGCCGTTGGGAAGGTGGCGGCACGCATACCGGCCCGGCATTCAACGATTTCCTCATCGGCTCGTTGCCGGCTGCGACCGGCCGGACAATGCGTTTCACCGGCACGACGGTGCTCCGCCTTAAGGACGGCAAGATCGTTGAAGAAATCGGACTGGACGACGGCGTAACTGCTCTGCAGCAACTCGGACTGCTCAAGGCAGCATAA
- a CDS encoding Multimeric flavodoxin WrbA, producing the protein MSSASVAIVFHSRYGHTARQAAAVKEGIDRAAGATGILLACEDAQTRWDELAAADAIIFGSPTYMAGVSAEFKAFEEATSNAVMAKGFLWKDKIAAGFTNSGAHAGDKLATLVQLALFAAQHGMHWVSLGLPPANNSTMGSAADLNRLGFWLGAGAQSNTDQGPEAAPPESDLATARYLGWRVAEATLQFVRGRTASPAREGAHHPDGRVSVEAES; encoded by the coding sequence ATGTCGAGTGCAAGCGTAGCCATTGTTTTTCACAGTCGATATGGTCATACGGCACGGCAAGCCGCCGCCGTGAAAGAAGGTATCGACCGTGCTGCAGGCGCAACGGGAATTCTTCTAGCCTGCGAAGATGCGCAGACGCGCTGGGATGAACTGGCGGCGGCCGATGCGATCATTTTCGGCTCGCCGACTTATATGGCCGGGGTGTCAGCCGAATTCAAAGCCTTCGAGGAAGCGACGTCCAATGCGGTCATGGCCAAGGGGTTTCTGTGGAAGGACAAGATTGCAGCGGGATTCACAAACTCTGGCGCGCACGCCGGAGACAAGCTGGCCACGCTTGTCCAGCTTGCCTTGTTTGCCGCCCAGCATGGTATGCATTGGGTCAGTCTTGGCTTGCCCCCCGCGAATAATTCAACCATGGGCTCGGCAGCCGATCTGAATCGCCTTGGTTTCTGGCTGGGGGCTGGCGCGCAATCGAATACGGATCAAGGCCCCGAGGCCGCGCCGCCCGAATCAGATCTTGCCACCGCACGCTATCTTGGCTGGCGTGTCGCTGAAGCGACGCTTCAGTTTGTCCGGGGACGTACAGCCTCTCCTGCCCGAGAGGGCGCTCATCATCCGGACGGCCGGGTCAGTGTAGAAGCTGAAAGCTGA
- a CDS encoding Predicted small secreted protein, protein MTRLITLFLIACTALIAACNTVAGAGEDISKGGQAIHNTAEDAK, encoded by the coding sequence ATGACGCGACTCATCACTCTGTTTCTGATCGCTTGTACTGCACTCATCGCGGCCTGCAACACCGTTGCGGGTGCGGGCGAAGACATTTCGAAGGGCGGCCAGGCCATCCATAACACGGCTGAGGACGCAAAATAG